The following coding sequences are from one Clostridioides difficile ATCC 9689 = DSM 1296 window:
- a CDS encoding anthranilate synthase component II yields the protein MILMIDNYDSFVYNLVQYIEELGETVVVKRNNEIKISDIEELNPEVIVLSPGPCSPKEAGICIDIVEHFKGKKPILGICLGHQTIGHVFGGDIIKAQQPVHGKVYSINHTNKGVFRGLKNPLNVTRYHSLIVDSNTVPKELEITAITDKGEIMGIRHKKYLIEGVQFHPEAILSEYGHEMLKNFITEARERVHM from the coding sequence ATGATTCTTATGATAGACAATTATGATTCTTTTGTATACAACCTAGTCCAATATATAGAAGAATTAGGGGAAACAGTTGTAGTAAAAAGAAATAATGAAATCAAAATAAGTGACATTGAAGAACTAAATCCAGAGGTAATTGTGTTATCTCCAGGACCGTGTTCTCCAAAAGAAGCTGGTATTTGCATAGATATTGTTGAGCATTTTAAGGGGAAAAAACCTATACTAGGAATTTGTTTAGGTCACCAAACTATTGGACATGTTTTTGGAGGAGATATTATAAAAGCACAACAGCCTGTGCATGGAAAAGTATATAGTATCAACCATACTAATAAAGGAGTTTTTAGGGGACTTAAAAATCCTTTAAATGTCACTAGGTATCATTCACTAATAGTTGACTCCAATACAGTTCCAAAAGAATTAGAAATTACAGCAATTACTGATAAAGGGGAAATAATGGGGATTAGGCATAAGAAATATTTAATAGAAGGAGTACAGTTTCATCCAGAAGCTATTTTGTCAGAGTATGGTCATGAAATGCTTAAAAATTTTATAACAGAAGCTAGAGAAAGGGTACATATGTAA
- the pabB gene encoding aminodeoxychorismate synthase component I, which translates to MIREINTKLNSFEIFTIFRNEHDSFILDSAMDKEKLGRYSFISSQPFKVLKYKDTDENPLEVLKEELHKYRVVNDTNLPFVGGAVGYLSYDLGNYIENLPRTAVDDIEMPDMYFGFYNHVIVIDHLVQKTYIATPNIDIELEEKIIDDIEQRILKEEKKGIDSICYEEKEVTSIRLKSNFTKEEFKNAVQSVREYIRQGDIYQANLTQRFSGETELTSFELYRDLRRFSPAPFGAFLNFEDAHILSNSPERFIRCVNKRIETRPIKGTRPRGKDKEEDLRLQQELRNSEKDRAELLMIVDLERNDIGRISKTGSVKVPELFVIEPYANVNHLVSTVVGELKDDKDATDVIKATFPGGSITGAPKIRAMEIIDELEPTQRNVYTGSIGYIGFNGDMDFNIAIRTIIKNDKKVYFQVGGGMTWDSDPDEEYQETLDKAKSIMKALRGYYEE; encoded by the coding sequence ATGATAAGAGAGATAAATACTAAATTAAATTCTTTTGAGATATTTACTATTTTTAGAAATGAACATGACAGTTTTATATTAGACAGTGCTATGGATAAAGAAAAATTGGGAAGATATTCTTTTATAAGTAGCCAACCATTTAAGGTATTAAAGTATAAAGATACTGATGAAAATCCTTTAGAAGTTTTAAAAGAAGAACTACATAAGTATAGGGTTGTAAATGATACTAATCTTCCATTTGTAGGAGGTGCTGTGGGATATTTATCTTATGATTTAGGTAATTACATAGAAAATTTACCTAGAACTGCTGTAGATGATATTGAGATGCCTGATATGTATTTTGGATTTTATAATCATGTAATAGTTATAGACCATCTTGTGCAAAAAACTTATATAGCTACTCCAAACATAGATATCGAATTAGAAGAAAAGATAATAGATGATATAGAACAAAGAATATTAAAAGAAGAGAAAAAAGGTATAGATAGCATATGTTATGAAGAAAAAGAAGTAACATCTATAAGACTTAAATCTAATTTTACAAAGGAAGAATTTAAAAATGCAGTTCAAAGTGTTAGAGAGTACATAAGACAAGGAGATATATATCAAGCTAATTTAACACAAAGGTTCAGTGGAGAAACAGAACTTACAAGCTTTGAATTGTATAGGGACTTAAGAAGATTTAGCCCAGCACCATTTGGGGCATTCTTAAACTTTGAAGATGCACATATATTATCAAATTCTCCAGAAAGATTTATAAGATGTGTTAATAAGAGAATAGAAACTAGACCAATAAAAGGTACTCGTCCAAGAGGGAAAGATAAAGAAGAAGATTTAAGACTTCAACAAGAACTTAGAAATAGTGAAAAAGATAGAGCTGAACTACTTATGATAGTAGATTTAGAAAGAAATGATATTGGGAGAATATCTAAAACTGGAAGTGTTAAAGTTCCAGAGCTATTTGTAATTGAACCATATGCAAATGTAAATCACTTAGTTTCCACAGTTGTAGGTGAGTTAAAAGATGATAAAGATGCTACTGATGTAATAAAAGCAACTTTTCCAGGGGGGTCTATAACAGGAGCACCTAAGATTAGAGCAATGGAAATTATAGACGAATTAGAGCCAACGCAAAGAAATGTATATACTGGTTCAATAGGTTATATAGGTTTTAATGGTGATATGGATTTTAATATAGCAATTAGAACAATAATCAAAAATGACAAAAAAGTCTACTTTCAAGTTGGAGGAGGAATGACTTGGGATTCTGACCCAGATGAAGAATATCAAGAAACACTTGATAAAGCTAAATCCATAATGAAGGCTTTGAGGGGATATTATGAAGAATAA
- a CDS encoding aminotransferase class IV, which translates to MKNNVGFDSSLSKFGIGLFETIRVKNGIAVDLDIHIERMLSSINCLDLDINYTKDFLINEIVTYIKKENVINKALRITVFDEGYNISIRDVPYNQETYEKGFKLAISPIVRGNSLIHRHKTTNYFENIYTKNIANKTGYNDGIFLNSEGVILECSMSNIFFIKGERVYTPSDRLPILNGIIKKRIIEICDELHIELIENEINISEISSFDFVFVTNSLMGAIKVTEIDKIKFNKENVVFDKIVKLLE; encoded by the coding sequence ATGAAGAATAATGTAGGTTTTGATAGTAGTTTAAGTAAATTTGGAATTGGTTTGTTTGAAACTATTAGAGTTAAAAATGGAATAGCAGTAGATTTAGATATCCATATAGAAAGAATGCTAAGCTCAATAAATTGTTTGGATTTAGATATAAACTATACAAAAGATTTCTTGATAAATGAAATTGTTACATATATAAAAAAAGAAAATGTCATTAATAAAGCACTTAGAATTACTGTTTTTGATGAAGGTTATAATATATCTATTAGGGATGTTCCATATAATCAAGAGACGTATGAGAAGGGGTTTAAATTAGCTATATCTCCAATAGTTAGGGGGAATAGTTTAATTCATAGACATAAGACTACTAATTATTTTGAAAACATATATACCAAAAATATCGCAAATAAGACTGGTTATAATGATGGTATATTTTTAAATTCAGAAGGTGTAATATTAGAATGTTCTATGAGCAATATTTTCTTTATAAAAGGAGAAAGAGTGTACACTCCTAGTGATAGATTACCGATATTAAATGGAATAATAAAAAAAAGGATTATAGAGATTTGTGACGAATTACATATAGAGTTGATAGAAAATGAAATTAATATATCAGAAATTAGTAGTTTTGATTTTGTTTTTGTCACAAATAGTCTTATGGGCGCTATAAAGGTTACAGAAATTGACAAAATAAAATTTAATAAAGAAAATGTTGTTTTTGATAAAATAGTGAAGTTATTAGAATAA
- the folE gene encoding GTP cyclohydrolase I FolE: MNKVDKEKIQHAVREILEAIGEDPDREGLIETPNRVARMYEEIFSGLSEEPRDHLKVLFADEKHEELVLVKDIPFYSCCEHHLVPFFGKAHIAYLPKGGRLTGLSKLARVIDTLAKRPQLQERITKNAADIIMEELQPYGVLVVVEAEHMCMTMRGVKKPGSKTVTSAVRGIFEKDIASRAEAMSLITMK, translated from the coding sequence ATGAATAAAGTTGATAAAGAAAAGATACAACATGCAGTAAGAGAAATACTAGAGGCAATTGGGGAAGACCCAGATAGAGAAGGTCTAATCGAAACTCCAAATAGAGTTGCTAGGATGTATGAAGAGATATTCTCTGGTCTTAGTGAAGAACCAAGAGACCATTTAAAAGTTCTTTTTGCAGATGAAAAACATGAAGAGTTAGTATTGGTAAAAGATATTCCATTTTATTCATGTTGTGAGCATCATCTAGTTCCTTTCTTTGGAAAAGCTCATATTGCTTATTTACCAAAAGGAGGAAGACTTACAGGGCTTTCTAAACTTGCTAGAGTAATAGATACATTGGCAAAAAGACCACAATTACAAGAAAGAATCACTAAAAATGCTGCAGATATAATAATGGAAGAATTACAACCTTATGGTGTCTTAGTAGTAGTAGAAGCTGAACATATGTGCATGACAATGAGAGGCGTAAAAAAACCAGGTTCAAAAACTGTTACATCAGCAGTGAGAGGAATATTTGAAAAGGACATTGCGTCTAGAGCCGAGGCTATGAGTTTGATTACTATGAAGTAG
- the folP gene encoding dihydropteroate synthase, translating to MFDYGKRTYIMGILNVTPDSFSDGGDFNNLDIAIQHAKDMVDQGADIIDLGGESTRPGHSYVDSDEELRRVIPVIKKLKQELDIPISIDTYKADVAEEALKLGVTMVNDVWGLRKDKNMASVIGKYDAEVCIMHNQDGTNYDKDIMESIKDFFKVSIEMAMSYGVKKEKIVLDPGVGFGKDFEQNIEVLRRLNELKDLGYPILLGTSRKSVIGKVLPVEPKKRLEGTIATTVLGIRDGVDIVRVHDVYENLMAARMTDAIYRK from the coding sequence GTGTTTGATTATGGTAAAAGAACTTATATAATGGGAATATTAAATGTAACTCCAGATAGTTTTTCTGATGGAGGAGATTTTAATAACTTGGACATAGCAATACAACATGCAAAAGATATGGTTGACCAAGGTGCAGATATAATAGACCTAGGAGGAGAGTCTACACGCCCAGGTCATAGCTATGTAGACTCAGACGAAGAGCTAAGAAGAGTAATCCCTGTAATAAAAAAACTTAAACAGGAATTGGATATACCAATATCAATAGACACTTATAAGGCAGATGTTGCAGAAGAAGCATTAAAATTAGGTGTCACTATGGTAAATGATGTTTGGGGCCTTAGAAAAGATAAAAATATGGCTTCTGTAATAGGAAAATATGATGCAGAAGTGTGTATAATGCATAATCAAGATGGGACAAACTATGACAAAGATATAATGGAGTCAATAAAAGACTTTTTTAAGGTAAGTATAGAAATGGCAATGAGTTATGGTGTAAAAAAAGAAAAAATAGTACTTGACCCAGGTGTAGGATTTGGCAAGGATTTTGAACAAAATATTGAAGTATTGAGAAGATTAAATGAATTAAAAGATTTAGGGTATCCTATTTTGCTTGGGACATCCAGAAAATCAGTAATAGGAAAAGTACTTCCAGTTGAGCCTAAAAAAAGATTAGAAGGTACAATAGCTACTACTGTTCTTGGTATAAGAGATGGCGTAGATATAGTTAGAGTACATGATGTTTATGAAAATTTAATGGCAGCTAGAATGACTGATGCAATATATAGAAAGTAG
- the folB gene encoding dihydroneopterin aldolase, whose amino-acid sequence MDKILLSNLGFYGYHGVLKEENFLGQKFFVDMELYIDSREAGLSDDINKSVSYAEVYNVVKDITENKQFNLLEALAENIAEEVLNKFILINGVRVRVRKPEAPVNGIYDYFGVEIRRARDE is encoded by the coding sequence ATGGATAAAATATTACTTAGTAATCTAGGATTCTATGGATATCATGGTGTTCTTAAAGAAGAAAATTTTCTAGGTCAGAAATTCTTTGTCGACATGGAACTTTATATTGATTCAAGAGAAGCAGGTCTTAGTGACGATATAAATAAATCTGTAAGCTATGCCGAGGTTTACAATGTTGTTAAAGATATTACTGAAAATAAACAATTTAATCTTTTGGAGGCTTTAGCGGAAAATATTGCTGAAGAAGTCTTGAATAAATTTATACTTATAAATGGAGTTAGGGTCAGAGTTAGAAAGCCTGAGGCTCCTGTAAATGGTATTTATGACTATTTTGGTGTTGAGATAAGGAGAGCAAGAGATGAATAA
- the folK gene encoding 2-amino-4-hydroxy-6-hydroxymethyldihydropteridine diphosphokinase, producing MNKAYLGIGTNMGDRFDNLSRACELLKNSDSIYKVKESSLYETKPWGYTEQADFLNMCVEIETEFEPYELLEYCQEIERELHRERIVHWGPRTIDVDVLFFNDVVSTDERLTIPHPRIQDRAFVLIPLMDLNEKLIINEKTIKEHLNLLSAEEREEVKELVGYERKPI from the coding sequence ATGAATAAGGCTTATTTGGGAATAGGTACTAACATGGGTGATAGATTTGATAATTTATCAAGAGCATGTGAACTTTTGAAAAATAGTGATTCTATATATAAAGTAAAAGAATCAAGCTTATACGAAACAAAACCATGGGGATATACAGAACAAGCAGATTTTCTAAATATGTGTGTAGAAATAGAAACAGAGTTTGAACCTTATGAGTTGTTAGAATATTGTCAAGAAATAGAGAGAGAACTACACAGAGAGAGAATAGTTCATTGGGGACCAAGAACTATAGATGTAGACGTACTATTTTTTAATGATGTAGTTTCCACTGATGAAAGACTAACAATACCTCATCCAAGGATTCAAGATAGAGCTTTCGTTTTGATACCACTTATGGATTTAAATGAAAAACTTATAATAAATGAAAAAACAATAAAAGAACATTTAAACCTCCTATCTGCTGAAGAAAGAGAAGAAGTAAAGGAGCTTGTAGGTTATGAAAGAAAACCTATTTAA
- the aroF gene encoding 3-deoxy-7-phosphoheptulonate synthase — protein sequence MKENLFNNNSKIEINTNNKKITVKKDKLIIAGPCAIESYEQLLETAKFVKSQGANILRGGAYKPRTSPNSFQGLKKEGLEILKAVKDEVGMAVITELMDVRDMDELYSISDIIQIGSRNMQNFTLLSEVGKQNKPVMLKRGIASTITEWIGASEYIAIEGNSNIIMCERGIRTYNDYTRNTLDLAAVPIIQKETGLPVVVDPSHATGVRYLVKPMSLASFACGADGIMVEVHPDPENALSDGAQSLCFNEFEDLMKSINNY from the coding sequence ATGAAAGAAAACCTATTTAATAATAATTCAAAGATAGAGATAAATACAAATAACAAAAAGATAACTGTAAAAAAAGATAAACTTATAATAGCTGGACCATGTGCAATAGAGAGTTATGAGCAACTTTTGGAGACTGCTAAATTTGTAAAAAGTCAGGGAGCAAATATTTTAAGAGGTGGAGCATACAAGCCAAGAACATCTCCAAATTCATTTCAAGGATTAAAAAAAGAAGGTCTTGAAATATTAAAAGCGGTTAAAGACGAAGTTGGTATGGCTGTTATTACAGAACTTATGGATGTAAGAGATATGGACGAACTGTATAGTATAAGTGATATAATTCAAATTGGGTCAAGAAATATGCAAAACTTTACTCTTTTAAGTGAAGTGGGAAAACAAAATAAACCTGTTATGTTAAAAAGAGGAATAGCATCCACAATTACTGAATGGATAGGTGCTTCTGAATATATAGCAATAGAAGGAAATAGTAATATTATAATGTGTGAGAGAGGTATAAGAACGTATAATGATTATACTAGAAATACATTAGATTTAGCTGCGGTACCCATTATTCAAAAGGAAACAGGTCTTCCTGTTGTGGTAGACCCAAGCCATGCCACTGGAGTTAGATATTTGGTAAAACCTATGTCACTGGCATCTTTTGCATGTGGAGCAGATGGAATAATGGTAGAAGTACATCCTGACCCAGAAAATGCTTTGTCAGATGGTGCTCAATCTCTTTGCTTTAATGAATTTGAAGATTTAATGAAATCAATTAATAATTATTAA
- the dnaG gene encoding DNA primase: MNDIKDIIEEIKARCDIASIISEYMNIKQSGANYKGLCPFHGEKTPSFYINTSKQIYKCFGCGEGGDVINFVMKMENLDFMDAVKILANKCGIEINTNMNEETRIKIEKSKKFQDIHTEAARFYLSNLLGSKNLGYEYLRIRGLDDKIIKKFGLGFSLDSWNSLMNTLISKGYKKQDLLECGLIAKNRDGTNCYDKFRNRVMFPIFDYRGNIIGFGGRVLDDSLPKYLNSPDTLIFNKKQNLYGLNFARKNLESKTIVLVEGYMDLISLYQYGIKNVVATLGTALTEQQGILIKRYADTAIISYDSDEAGIKATLRAIDILTKLGINVKVLDLKDAKDPDEFVRKYGLSDYKKAMDVSTHYIKYKIDHLKKEFNIQKDEERVKFAKEASKIIKQLTSPVEIDFYTKYLSNQIDINVESIKREVYGKNYNKPYNNKNQKKIEEKVIEKVEVRQDGKQLVEETLIKIMLEDKKIREIALLKVEESDFLLKESKEILNYMIKNQELDKITIDKLKSLNISEEYLKELNSISLNSINLENTKEIEGIITNIRKNSLEEQINSLLREQQELENNNDMKEVDGRVMEIALKIVEINKILKSL, translated from the coding sequence ATGAATGATATAAAAGACATTATTGAAGAAATAAAAGCTAGATGCGATATAGCAAGTATAATATCTGAATATATGAATATAAAACAATCTGGAGCTAATTACAAAGGATTATGTCCATTTCATGGCGAAAAGACACCTTCTTTTTATATAAATACATCAAAACAGATTTATAAGTGTTTTGGTTGTGGTGAAGGTGGAGACGTAATAAATTTTGTCATGAAAATGGAAAATTTGGATTTTATGGATGCTGTAAAAATTTTAGCAAATAAATGCGGTATAGAAATTAATACTAACATGAATGAAGAAACTAGGATTAAAATAGAAAAATCTAAGAAATTTCAAGATATTCATACGGAAGCAGCTAGATTTTATCTTTCAAACTTATTGGGAAGCAAAAATCTTGGGTATGAATATTTAAGAATAAGAGGACTAGATGATAAAATTATTAAGAAATTTGGTTTAGGATTTTCTTTGGATTCATGGAATTCACTTATGAATACTCTAATCAGTAAAGGATATAAAAAACAAGACTTATTGGAGTGCGGTCTAATTGCAAAAAATAGAGATGGAACTAATTGCTATGATAAATTTAGAAATAGAGTTATGTTTCCTATATTCGATTATAGAGGAAATATAATAGGATTTGGGGGAAGAGTATTAGACGATTCTTTGCCAAAATACTTAAATTCTCCAGACACATTAATTTTTAATAAAAAACAGAACTTATACGGATTAAATTTTGCTAGAAAAAATTTAGAAAGTAAAACTATAGTCTTAGTTGAAGGATATATGGATTTAATTTCACTTTATCAGTATGGTATAAAAAATGTAGTAGCAACCCTTGGAACAGCCTTGACTGAACAACAAGGCATTTTAATAAAGAGATATGCGGACACTGCTATTATATCTTATGATTCTGATGAAGCAGGAATAAAAGCGACTTTAAGAGCTATAGATATACTTACTAAATTAGGTATCAATGTAAAAGTGTTAGACTTAAAAGATGCTAAAGACCCAGATGAATTTGTAAGAAAATACGGACTTAGTGATTATAAAAAAGCTATGGATGTTTCTACTCACTACATAAAATATAAAATAGATCATCTTAAAAAAGAATTTAACATTCAAAAAGATGAAGAACGAGTGAAGTTCGCAAAAGAAGCTTCTAAAATTATAAAACAATTGACAAGTCCTGTTGAAATTGATTTTTATACAAAGTATTTAAGCAATCAAATAGATATTAATGTCGAGTCTATAAAGAGAGAAGTTTATGGTAAAAATTACAATAAGCCATATAATAACAAAAATCAAAAGAAAATAGAAGAAAAAGTAATTGAAAAAGTCGAAGTCAGACAAGACGGAAAACAATTAGTTGAAGAAACTCTAATAAAAATAATGTTAGAAGACAAAAAAATTAGAGAAATAGCGTTACTTAAAGTAGAAGAAAGTGATTTTTTATTGAAAGAAAGTAAAGAAATTTTAAATTACATGATTAAAAATCAAGAATTGGACAAAATAACTATTGACAAATTGAAAAGTTTAAACATATCCGAAGAATACTTAAAAGAATTAAATTCAATTTCTTTGAATAGTATAAACTTAGAGAACACAAAAGAAATAGAAGGAATAATAACAAATATCAGAAAAAACTCATTAGAAGAGCAAATTAATAGCTTGTTGAGAGAACAACAAGAATTAGAAAATAATAATGATATGAAAGAGGTAGATGGTAGAGTTATGGAAATTGCTTTAAAAATAGTTGAGATAAATAAAATTTTAAAGAGCTTGTAG
- the rpoD gene encoding RNA polymerase sigma factor RpoD: protein MENKSNKKELKKVTAKTLIEKGKKQGSLTLAEIMEAFSETELDKDQVENLYETLGNLGIEITETKNYKADIDFSVADDDLSIGHLDEDAEAISHDDSSAIEIETVDLSLPKGISIDDPVRMYLKEIGKIPLLKPHEEVEFARRMHEGDEIAKQRLVEANLRLVVSIAKRYVGRGMLFLDLIQEGNLGLIKAVEKFDYTKGYKFSTYATWWIRQAITRAIADQARTIRIPVHMVETINKLIRVSRQLLQELGRDPKPEEIAKEMEMTEDKVREIMKIAQDPVSLETPIGEEEDSHLGDFIPDDDAPAPAEAAAYSLLKEQIEDVLGSLNDREQKVLKLRFGLEDGRARTLEEVGKEFDVTRERIRQIEAKALRKLRHPSRSKKLRDYLD from the coding sequence GTGGAAAATAAATCGAATAAAAAAGAGTTAAAAAAGGTTACTGCTAAGACATTAATAGAAAAAGGAAAAAAGCAAGGTTCTCTGACACTTGCAGAGATAATGGAAGCTTTTTCGGAGACTGAACTTGATAAGGATCAAGTAGAAAATCTTTATGAGACTTTAGGAAATTTGGGAATAGAAATAACAGAAACAAAAAACTATAAAGCTGATATAGATTTTTCGGTTGCTGATGACGATTTAAGTATAGGCCACTTAGATGAAGATGCAGAGGCAATTTCACATGATGACTCTTCTGCAATAGAAATAGAAACTGTGGATTTATCTTTACCAAAAGGGATAAGTATAGATGACCCTGTAAGAATGTACTTAAAAGAAATAGGAAAAATTCCTCTACTTAAACCACATGAAGAAGTAGAATTTGCTAGAAGGATGCACGAAGGTGATGAGATAGCAAAACAAAGGTTAGTTGAAGCAAACTTAAGACTAGTTGTAAGTATAGCAAAAAGATATGTAGGAAGAGGTATGCTTTTCTTGGATTTAATACAAGAGGGAAATTTAGGTCTTATAAAAGCAGTCGAAAAATTTGACTATACAAAAGGATATAAGTTTAGTACTTATGCAACATGGTGGATAAGACAAGCTATAACACGTGCTATTGCAGACCAAGCTAGAACTATAAGAATACCAGTTCATATGGTAGAGACTATAAATAAGCTAATAAGAGTATCAAGACAACTACTTCAAGAACTTGGAAGAGATCCAAAACCAGAAGAAATTGCAAAAGAAATGGAAATGACAGAAGATAAAGTAAGAGAAATAATGAAAATAGCTCAAGACCCTGTGTCTTTAGAAACACCAATAGGAGAAGAAGAAGATAGCCATTTAGGTGACTTTATTCCAGATGATGATGCTCCAGCCCCAGCAGAGGCAGCAGCATATTCTTTATTAAAAGAACAAATAGAAGATGTACTTGGTTCATTAAATGATAGAGAACAAAAAGTATTAAAGCTTAGATTTGGTCTTGAGGATGGTAGAGCCAGAACTCTTGAGGAAGTTGGAAAAGAGTTTGATGTAACTAGAGAGAGAATAAGACAGATAGAAGCAAAAGCACTAAGAAAACTAAGACATCCAAGTAGATCAAAAAAACTTAGAGATTATTTAGACTAA
- a CDS encoding tRNA (adenine(22)-N(1))-methyltransferase translates to MKLTDRLLKIASLASDGKKIADIGTDHGYIPVYLLKEGKVPFAVLADVNKGPLDNAHKEVIQNNLLDKVDLRLGSGIEILEIGEVEEVIIAGMGGILISELLEAKKEVAHNVEKLILQPMQAQEELRYYLLNNGYEILEEVLVREDFRIYEIIVAKYTGKNTIIEDEIYYEVGIKLLENKDSLFNDFIEKKIKTYSSIVNKLEGKNGEAIDKKRKESEVAIKKLENLIK, encoded by the coding sequence TTGAAATTAACAGATAGATTATTGAAAATAGCATCATTAGCGTCAGATGGTAAAAAAATAGCTGATATAGGGACGGACCACGGATACATACCAGTATATTTGTTAAAAGAGGGAAAAGTACCATTTGCAGTGCTAGCGGATGTTAATAAAGGACCTCTTGACAATGCACATAAAGAAGTCATACAGAACAATCTTTTAGATAAAGTTGATTTACGATTGGGTTCTGGTATAGAGATACTTGAAATAGGGGAAGTAGAAGAAGTGATAATTGCTGGTATGGGTGGAATCTTGATAAGTGAGCTTCTCGAAGCTAAAAAAGAAGTAGCACATAATGTAGAAAAATTAATATTACAGCCAATGCAAGCACAAGAAGAACTTAGATATTACCTTTTAAACAACGGATATGAAATTTTAGAAGAAGTTTTAGTGAGAGAAGATTTTAGAATATATGAGATAATTGTTGCCAAATATACAGGTAAAAATACTATAATAGAAGATGAGATATATTATGAGGTTGGAATAAAGCTTTTAGAAAACAAAGATTCTCTTTTTAATGATTTTATAGAAAAAAAGATAAAGACATATAGTTCTATAGTTAATAAATTAGAAGGGAAAAATGGGGAAGCTATAGATAAGAAGAGAAAGGAAAGCGAAGTTGCAATAAAAAAACTTGAAAATTTAATAAAATAA
- a CDS encoding Nif3-like dinuclear metal center hexameric protein: MLLKSLTRKIEKKYPLNLAEDWDNVGLIVGDFDMDVKKVLVSLEANEDVIDEAISKNIDLIVTHHPFIFGKINKINSGDLKGRLIQKLIKNDISLYSMHTNFDIAFDGLNDYFMEIMEFGNSKVLDITKSENLYKLAVYVPHNYSDELRKVLSNSGAGHIGNYSDCTFSTEGEGQFKPLEGSNPFLGSVNDIETVNEVKIETVVPQKLLGGVISSMLDAHPYEEVAYDLYKLENKGEIFGLGRISKLDKSMTLESLSRKIKEKLNMKHIRVVGNLSTDITKVAVVTGAGSEFVKKAKRQGAEVLITGDVKYHEAQDALDIGMCIVDCGHFDTEDIFKNVMKRFLDEFSEIEVIKSNVYLNPFSTI, from the coding sequence ATGCTATTAAAGAGTCTAACTAGAAAAATTGAAAAAAAGTATCCTCTAAACTTAGCAGAGGATTGGGATAATGTAGGTCTTATAGTTGGAGATTTTGATATGGATGTAAAAAAGGTATTGGTATCTTTAGAAGCTAATGAAGATGTTATTGATGAAGCTATATCCAAAAATATAGATTTAATTGTGACACATCATCCTTTTATATTTGGGAAAATTAATAAAATTAATAGTGGAGATTTAAAAGGCAGACTTATCCAAAAACTTATTAAAAATGATATATCACTTTATTCTATGCATACGAATTTTGATATAGCATTTGATGGTCTAAATGACTATTTTATGGAAATTATGGAATTTGGTAATTCAAAGGTTTTAGATATAACTAAAAGCGAAAATTTGTATAAATTAGCAGTATACGTTCCACATAACTATTCAGATGAACTTAGAAAGGTTTTAAGTAATTCAGGAGCAGGTCATATAGGGAATTATAGTGATTGTACGTTTTCAACAGAAGGTGAAGGACAATTTAAGCCATTAGAAGGCTCTAATCCGTTTCTTGGAAGTGTAAATGATATAGAAACTGTAAATGAAGTTAAAATTGAAACTGTAGTACCACAGAAGCTTTTAGGTGGGGTAATAAGTTCTATGTTAGATGCACATCCTTATGAAGAAGTTGCATATGATTTGTACAAGTTAGAAAATAAAGGTGAGATATTTGGACTAGGTAGAATAAGTAAACTTGATAAAAGTATGACATTAGAAAGTCTTTCAAGGAAAATAAAAGAGAAATTAAATATGAAACACATAAGAGTAGTTGGAAACCTTAGTACAGACATAACGAAAGTAGCCGTTGTAACAGGAGCTGGTTCAGAATTTGTAAAAAAAGCTAAGAGACAAGGTGCAGAAGTACTAATTACGGGTGATGTAAAGTATCATGAGGCACAAGATGCACTTGATATTGGAATGTGTATAGTGGATTGTGGTCATTTTGATACAGAAGATATATTCAAAAATGTTATGAAGAGATTTTTAGATGAATTTAGTGAAATTGAAGTAATAAAGAGTAATGTATATTTGAATCCATTTAGTACTATTTAG